The proteins below come from a single Papaver somniferum cultivar HN1 chromosome 11, ASM357369v1, whole genome shotgun sequence genomic window:
- the LOC113323750 gene encoding mitochondrial import receptor subunit TOM40-1-like → MGSYAEIVPQTTTPPKEIEKKEEKIDYMDLPCPIPYEEIHRDALMSLKPDLFEGLRFDFMKGINQRFSLSHSVFMGPMEVPSQSAETIKIPTSHYEFGANFLDPKLMLVGRVMMDGRMNARLKCDLTENLALKANAQLTQEPHMSHGMVNFDYKGKDSRSQLQLGNGALVGASYIQSVTPHLSLGSEVFWAGQHRKSGIGFAARYNTDKMVATGQVASTGMVALSYVQKVSEKVSLASDFMYNYMSRDVTASFGYDCIFRQCRLRGKIDSNGCVASFLEERLNMGLNFILSAEIDHPKKDYKFGFGLSVGE, encoded by the exons atgggATCTTACGCTGAAATAGTTCCTCAAACTACTACTCCTCCAAAGGAGAtcgagaagaaagaagagaaaatcgattataTGGATCTTCCTTGCCCTATTCCTTATGAAGAAATCCATCGTGATGCTTTGA TGTCCTTAAAGCCAGATCTTTTTGAAGGGCTACGCTTCGATTTTATGAAGGGAATCAATCAAAGATTCTCTCTCAGCCACAG TGTATTCATGGGACCAATGGAAGTTCCTTCTCAGTCCGCCGAGACCATCAAAATACCTACTTCTCACTATGAATTTGGAGCTAACTTTCTTGACCCAAAG TTGATGCTTGTTGGGAGGGTTATGATGGACGGAAGGATGAATGCAAGACTCAAGTGTGATTTGACCGAAAACCTCGCTCTGAAGGCTAATGCCCAG CTTACTCAAGAGCCGCATATGTCTCATGGTATGGTCAATTTTGATTACAAG GGTAAAGACTCAAGGAGCCAGCTTCAATTAGGGAATGGGGCCTTAGTGGGTGCTAGTTATATCCAG AGTGTCACTCCTCACTTGTCACTGGGCAGTGAAGTATTTTGGGCGGGTCAGCATCGAAAATCTGGTATTGGATTTGCTGCTCGATACAACACAGATAAGATG GTTGCTACAGGGCAAGTTGCAAGTACGGGGATGGTTGCACTTAGCTATGTTCAGAAAGTGTCTGAAAAG GTTTCTCTAGCATCGGATTTCATGTACAACTACATGTCGAGAGATGTTACAGCAAGTTTTGGTTACGATTGCATATTTAGACAG TGTCGTTTAAGAGGGAAGATTGACTCCAATGGATGCGTAGCTAGTTTTCTAGAAGAACGACTGAATATGGGTCTCAATTTCATTCTTTCCGCAGAG ATCGATCACCCGAAGAAAGATTACAAGTTTGGTTTTGGATTGTCAGTAGGAGAGTAA